In a single window of the Emys orbicularis isolate rEmyOrb1 chromosome 11, rEmyOrb1.hap1, whole genome shotgun sequence genome:
- the RBM43 gene encoding RNA-binding protein 43, which translates to MNAQAVRETKLRSETKSASLLHSQGQAASGTTMASVSHCATGRAAKSEKTVVVSGIPDGIVKDDVMADILMIHFQKAKNRGGDVKDVVYPTTIKGVAYIIFEDQEVTKNVLQKDEHRLEDKRLGRYYPLKISLYSEHVFTCVSSVLDLSIFEDKYILEDLVQELQKTIPALSFSPLQSNGQISVQGSFPAIKSLKDNLLLKANSLSSKGKRGERKPDQRPNSRTEKRGLFVEPNNTFVHNVNREEQVVVLDTDIYCYMKHFLYKESLAKYNVVSRGVTDGEITTIYLENARANSDSRELERAKEGIEDLSAKLHCRLRKERFSLDGNTRSERLKYIEAFESIKSRFPKVLVIPYDTHIDVIGSSSETYEFTQEVNRTVKSHLQKRFRR; encoded by the exons ATGAATGCCCAGGCTGTCAGGGAAACCAAACTAAGAAGTGAAACTAAATCGGCATCGTTGCTGCATTCCCAAGGCCAGGCTGCAAGCGGTACAACCATGGCAAGTGTCTCACACTGT GCCACAGGACGAGCTGCCAAGTCTGAGAAAACAGTTGTGGTCTCTGGTATTCCAGATGGCATTGTGAAAGATGATGTCATGGCTGACATATTGATGATTCATTTCCAAAAGGCGAAGAATAGGGGTGGAGACGTGAAGGATGTAGTTTATCCAACAACAATAAAAGGAGTTGCATACATAATCTTTGAAGATCAAGAAG TTACAAAGAATGTTCTCCAGAAAGATGAACACAGACTAGAGGACAAGAGGCTGGGCAGGTATTATCCTCTGAAAATATCTCTCTATAGTGAACAC GTCTTCACCTGTGTCTCGTCTGTTCTTGATTTGTCCATttttgaagataaatacattttgGAAGATCTGGTGCAGGAGCTTCAGAAGACTATCCCAGCCTTGAGCTTCAGTCCTTTGCAATCCAATGGGCAAATTTCTGTTCAAGGGTCATTCCCAGCAATCAAATCACTAAAAGACAATTTGTTATTAAAAGCAAATTCCCTTTCCAGTAAGggcaagaggggagagagaaagccgGATCAAAGACCTAACAGCAGGACCGAGAAGCGTGGACTATTTGTGGAGCCAAATAATACTTTTGTCCATAATGTAAACAGGGAAGAACAAGTGGTTGTCCTTGACACAGATATATATTGCTACATGAAACATTTTTTATACAAGGAAAGTCTGGCAAAATACAATGTTGTAAGTCGTGGAGTCACAGATGGTGAGATCACCACAATATATCTAGAAAATGCCAGAGCAAATTCTGATTCTAGAGAATTAGAAAGAGCCAAAGAGGGAATTGAAGATTTGTCTGCAAAACTTCATTGCAGATTACGTAAAGAAAGATTCTCTCTTGATGGCAACACCAGATCCGAAAGGCTGAAATATATAGAAGCATTTGAGAGCATAAAATCCCGATTCCCCAAAGTTCTGGTTATTCCTTATGATACTCACATTGATGTGATAGGAAGTTCCTCTGAGACATATGAGTTTACACAAGAAGTGAATAGAACAGTAAAAAGCCACTTACAAAAGAGATTCAGGAGGTAG
- the NMI gene encoding N-myc-interactor, with protein sequence MDLTSQPCSLKDDSINLKVTDHSGTQIDEIDNLKEELEKWKERLEKAEKQKAELLLLKLSVDEKRDQARDELRKLMDLEEEQYKESMIKKENQERNLTVVKQQNIELQREIQKLKDDLAAKSSKLSQDFRIKREIPKKKMKFTRMENTESDDTFLNTCCLFHIAAKIPFRLQQRQALLTFEAEDVAQKLIRRGKHTVSLDNEKIELKAMPVTLETGVKFELHVTISGEKINVSEVPHLPIPDEWIRDKIELNFYKSKQGGGEVKDVRYDRRSRTAIISFLKPGVADNCVRCTKHPFCINEKRFMLSVSPSIEKHLEKFQIFSGISKRTMLLSGIQEVEEDEESMQDMIEIHFQKPSNGGGEIENIKYVATGTKLAYFEEDTENVA encoded by the exons AATCTGAAAGTTACTGACCATTCTGGCACACAGATAGATGAGATTGACAATCTTAAAGAAGAACTAGAAAAATGGAAG GAAAGGCTGGAAAAAGCTGAAAAACAAAAAGCTGAGCTCCTTCTTTTGAAACTAAGTGTTGATGAAAAGAGAGACCAGGCACGAGATGAGCTGAGAAAGCTAATGGATTTAGAAGAGGAGCAATATAAGGAGAGCATGATAAAAAAGGAAAACCAGGAG AGAAATCTTACTGTAGTAAAGCAACAAAATATTGAGCTGCAGAGGGAGATTCAGAAGCTCAAAGATGACCTTGCAGCAAAGAGTTCAAAGCTTTCACAGGATTTTCGG ATTAAAAGAGAGATACcgaaaaagaaaatgaagtttACTAGGATGGAAAATACTGAGAGTGACGACACATTTTTGAATACTTGCTGCCTTTTTCACATAGCTGCAAAAATTCCATTCAGATTGCAGCAAAGACAAGCTCTTCTCACTTTTGAAGCGGAGGATG TTGCCCAGAAACTGATAAGAAGAGGTAAGCATACTGTGAGCCTGGATAATGAAAAGATAGAGTTGAAAGCAATGCCGGTTACACTAGAAACAGGAGTCAAATTTGAG CTCCATGTAACAATTTCTGGAGAGAAGATCAATGTTTCTGAAGTACCACATCTACCAATACCCGATGAGTGGATCAGAGACAAAATAGAACTGAATTTCTACAAATCCaaacaaggaggaggagaagtaaAGGATGTGAGATATGACAGAAGGTCTCGCACAGCCATTATTTCATTCCTCAAACCTGGAG TTGCTGACAACTGTGTGAGATGTACAAAGCATCCTTTCTGCATAAATGAAAAGCGCTTTATGCTTTCTGTTTCCCCAAGCATAGAAAAGCACTTGGAAAAATTTCAG ATATTTTCTGGGATTTCCAAGAGGACCATGCTGCTGTCAGGAATCCAAGAGGTTGAGGAGGATGAGGAGAGCATGCAGGACATGATTGAAATTCATTTTCAGAAGCCTAGCAATGGCGGCGGGGAAATCGAGAACATCAAATATGTAGCAACAGGAACCAAACTAGCCTATTTTGAGGAAGACACTGAGAATGTGGCATGA